A portion of the Streptomyces coeruleoprunus genome contains these proteins:
- a CDS encoding glycine amidinotransferase yields MRVNSYDEWSPLREVIVGSALNYTSHERELSFDLFFHDNLVRSEWYYPRLSVPGSAAASGTRSGRSPIKQRYVEELIEDVEGIARTLESLSVRVHRPLDLHGTTTEVRTPAWSAAVVPPLNVRDNTLILGDEIIETPPMIRSRYFETQFLTPVFAEYFRQGARWTVMPRPLMTDASFDPSYARQSAGGPMEPIEDVRPSPYDVGFEMMFDGAQCLRLGRDLLVNISTENHAMACDWLERHLEGRFRIHRVHRLSDSHIDSMVLALRPGTLLVRSKEVADQLPPALRSWDMIVPPPPEGNNFPRYEDDDLVLTSPFIDLNVLSVSPDTVLVNEACPELVRTLEQHGFTVVPVRHRHRRLFGGGFHCFTLDTVRDGGPEDYLG; encoded by the coding sequence ATGCGCGTGAACAGCTATGACGAATGGTCGCCCCTGCGTGAGGTGATCGTCGGCTCGGCCCTGAACTACACCTCCCACGAACGTGAGCTGTCCTTCGACCTGTTCTTCCACGACAACCTCGTACGCTCCGAGTGGTACTACCCCCGGCTGTCCGTGCCGGGCAGCGCGGCCGCGTCCGGGACGCGGTCCGGGCGCTCGCCCATCAAGCAGCGGTACGTCGAGGAGCTGATCGAGGACGTCGAGGGGATCGCGCGGACCCTGGAGTCGCTGTCCGTCCGGGTGCACCGCCCGCTGGATCTACACGGGACGACGACGGAGGTGCGCACGCCCGCGTGGTCGGCGGCCGTCGTACCGCCGCTCAACGTCCGCGACAACACGCTGATCCTCGGCGACGAGATCATCGAGACGCCTCCGATGATCCGGTCCCGCTATTTCGAGACGCAGTTCCTCACCCCGGTCTTCGCGGAGTACTTCCGCCAGGGCGCGCGGTGGACGGTCATGCCGCGGCCACTGATGACGGACGCCTCCTTCGACCCCTCGTACGCCCGGCAGTCGGCCGGCGGGCCCATGGAGCCGATCGAGGACGTCCGGCCGTCCCCGTACGACGTCGGCTTCGAGATGATGTTCGACGGCGCGCAGTGTCTGCGGCTCGGACGGGACCTCCTGGTGAACATCTCCACGGAGAACCACGCCATGGCGTGCGACTGGCTGGAGCGCCACCTGGAGGGCCGCTTCCGCATCCACCGCGTGCACCGGCTCAGCGACAGCCACATCGACAGCATGGTCCTCGCCCTGCGCCCGGGGACGCTCCTGGTGCGCTCCAAGGAGGTCGCCGACCAGCTGCCGCCCGCGCTGAGGAGCTGGGACATGATCGTGCCGCCCCCGCCCGAGGGGAACAACTTCCCCCGGTACGAGGACGACGACCTGGTCCTCACCAGCCCCTTCATCGACCTCAATGTGCTGTCGGTGTCCCCCGACACGGTCCTGGTCAACGAGGCCTGCCCGGAGCTGGTGCGGACGCTGGAGCAGCACGGGTTCACGGTGGTGCCCGTACGCCACCGTCACCGGCGGCTGTTCGGCGGCGGGTTCCACTGCTTCACGCTGGACACCGTCCGGGACGGCGGGCCCGAGGACTACCTCGGCTGA
- the dpgB gene encoding enoyl-CoA-hydratase DpgB: protein MATPPPAEELADGLGLQLRIDGALPLAALTRAVDDLCRRADARDRQTVVVLRLGDSATGSWPGDVGIQDVNRWERAVRRLERLTAVTVAVAGGTCGGPALDLLLATDYRMATADLRLVLPVNDGHFWPGMAVHRLVRQTGLGPARRLVLWGHDVTARRALECGLIDEIGADAEEAVRTATVWLGRASATELAVRRALLLEAAAASHEDALGTHLAACDRELRRLRGPGQGGTPAAGPGPPSGSTDR, encoded by the coding sequence GTGGCGACTCCCCCACCGGCCGAGGAACTCGCCGACGGCCTCGGGCTGCAGCTGCGGATCGACGGCGCGCTCCCGCTCGCCGCGCTCACCCGGGCCGTCGACGACCTGTGCCGGCGCGCCGACGCGCGCGACCGCCAGACCGTCGTGGTGCTGCGGCTGGGTGACAGTGCGACCGGGTCCTGGCCCGGAGACGTCGGCATCCAGGACGTCAACCGCTGGGAGCGCGCCGTACGGCGGCTGGAGCGCCTGACCGCGGTCACCGTCGCCGTGGCCGGCGGCACCTGCGGCGGGCCCGCGCTCGACCTGCTGCTCGCCACGGACTACCGGATGGCCACCGCGGACCTGCGGCTCGTCCTTCCCGTCAACGACGGGCACTTCTGGCCCGGCATGGCCGTGCACCGGCTGGTCCGGCAGACCGGCCTCGGGCCCGCGCGCCGGCTGGTGCTGTGGGGGCACGACGTCACGGCCCGGCGGGCCCTGGAGTGCGGGCTGATCGACGAGATCGGCGCGGACGCCGAGGAGGCCGTGCGCACCGCCACGGTCTGGCTGGGCCGCGCGTCCGCCACCGAACTCGCCGTACGCCGGGCCCTGCTGCTGGAGGCCGCGGCGGCCAGTCACGAGGACGCCCTCGGCACCCACCTGGCGGCCTGCGACCGCGAACTGCGGCGCTTACGGGGCCCTGGGCAGGGTGGCACACCGGCGGCCGGGCCGGGCCCGCCCTCGGGGTCGACCGACCGCTGA
- a CDS encoding methyltransferase, which yields MPAQDVDRQYDRFRLIVNGPALFNAVVAGVELGVFAFLSEHPKAEFEDIRRHVGIPEHSLRVLLLGLCASEMVLREDGRYHNAAPAEELLAKDGPDSWRHILLGWQRIYYPAFAHTTSALRSGTNTALSAHPGTEPTLYQRLARDPETEEILHASMAAFTLQSMSGLLENAELATVRRLLDVGGGDGTTAFRIAERLPEAEVTVFEMPSVGRLAERGIPSGTAGRVTVHPGNIFEDDFPEGFDAILFSHVLEVFSPDQIRLLLAKAVRALPPGGRIFVYGFHASADETAGVFSARLSLYLNVLASGQGMAYPAEDYERWLREAGCDRVTTYAGLPYEHGLVVAAKP from the coding sequence ATGCCCGCCCAGGACGTGGACCGACAGTACGACCGATTCCGGCTCATCGTGAACGGCCCGGCCCTCTTCAATGCCGTCGTGGCCGGTGTCGAACTCGGCGTTTTCGCCTTTCTCTCGGAGCACCCCAAGGCGGAATTCGAGGACATCCGCCGGCACGTCGGCATCCCCGAGCACTCCCTGCGGGTGCTGCTGCTCGGGCTCTGCGCGAGCGAGATGGTGCTCCGCGAGGACGGCCGGTACCACAACGCCGCGCCGGCCGAGGAACTGCTGGCCAAGGACGGTCCGGACAGCTGGCGGCACATCCTGCTGGGCTGGCAGCGGATCTACTACCCGGCGTTCGCGCACACCACCTCCGCCCTGCGCAGCGGGACGAACACCGCGCTGTCCGCCCATCCCGGCACCGAGCCGACGCTGTATCAGCGGCTCGCCCGCGATCCGGAGACCGAGGAGATCCTGCACGCCTCCATGGCCGCGTTCACGCTCCAGTCGATGAGCGGCCTGCTGGAAAACGCCGAACTAGCCACCGTACGCCGCCTGCTGGACGTCGGCGGCGGTGACGGAACCACCGCCTTCCGTATCGCCGAACGGCTGCCGGAAGCGGAGGTCACCGTTTTCGAAATGCCGAGCGTCGGCCGTCTCGCCGAGCGCGGCATTCCGTCCGGGACGGCCGGACGTGTGACGGTCCACCCGGGCAACATTTTCGAGGACGACTTCCCTGAGGGCTTCGACGCCATCCTTTTCAGCCATGTCCTCGAAGTGTTCTCGCCCGACCAGATCCGGCTCCTCCTGGCGAAGGCCGTCCGGGCCCTTCCCCCGGGCGGCCGGATATTCGTGTACGGATTCCACGCTTCCGCCGACGAGACCGCGGGAGTGTTCTCCGCGCGGCTCTCGCTCTACCTCAATGTCCTCGCCAGCGGCCAGGGCATGGCCTATCCGGCGGAGGACTACGAACGGTGGCTGCGCGAGGCCGGCTGCGACCGCGTCACCACCTACGCCGGACTGCCCTACGAGCACGGACTCGTCGTCGCCGCCAAGCCCTGA
- a CDS encoding ABC transporter ATP-binding protein translates to MDASAETGARVLPVASVRQVRAHVRLLVRRHRAALSAALLLHAAAAACGLVAPRLLGDFVEDAGRGTADIGRVALLILGFVLLQGALVNVAMYASARLGETVLAELRENFVERLLALPLATVDRAGPGDMVTRTTRDVDVLSGTLRSAVPDALISLTTVVVTLGGLVVVGPLLALPCLIAVPLLWGATRWYLRRARDGYLRESAAYSRVAEGLAETIEGARTVEALRLARRRAERADEDLRLAGAAERYTLRLRTVFLPISDVSYVLPVVATLIVGGLLHAQGRVSLAAVTAATLYVQQILGPVDRMLSRLDDLQVGGASLARLLGVGTARDGDRAAAAGRPLERGATEAGAKGTGATQPGATRAGAKGVGATGLDTTGAGAAGSGVAADAGAALVLKEVTYAYREGRDVLRGVSLAIRPGERLAVVGPSGAGKTTLGRLLAGIHPPRTGSVTLGGVPLTALPLPELRRRVALVTQEHHVFDDTLRDNLLLARPQATDAELEKVLSAVGAWDWAADLGLDAPLGSQGATLPPARAQQLSLARLVLADPHTLVLDEATSLLAPRTARELERSLSAVLEGRTVVAIAHRLHTAHDADRVAVMEDGRITEIGTHDELLRKGGAYAELWASWHGPPPGTGPA, encoded by the coding sequence GTGGACGCATCGGCGGAGACCGGCGCCCGGGTGCTGCCCGTCGCCTCGGTACGGCAGGTCCGCGCGCACGTACGCCTCCTGGTGCGGCGGCACCGGGCCGCCCTCTCCGCGGCGCTGCTGCTCCACGCGGCCGCGGCCGCGTGCGGGCTCGTCGCGCCCCGCCTGCTGGGCGACTTCGTGGAGGACGCCGGGCGGGGCACGGCCGACATCGGGCGTGTCGCCCTGCTCATCCTCGGCTTCGTCCTCCTCCAGGGCGCCCTCGTCAACGTCGCCATGTACGCCTCGGCCCGGCTCGGCGAGACCGTCCTGGCGGAGCTGCGCGAGAACTTCGTCGAGCGGCTCCTCGCCCTGCCCCTCGCCACCGTCGACCGGGCGGGGCCCGGCGACATGGTGACGCGCACCACGCGGGACGTGGACGTCCTGTCCGGCACGCTGCGCAGCGCCGTGCCGGACGCCCTGATCTCCCTCACCACCGTCGTGGTCACCCTGGGCGGACTCGTCGTCGTCGGCCCCCTGCTGGCGCTGCCCTGCCTGATCGCGGTGCCGCTGCTGTGGGGCGCGACCCGCTGGTACCTGAGGCGGGCCCGCGACGGCTACCTCCGCGAGAGCGCCGCGTACTCCCGGGTCGCCGAAGGGCTCGCCGAGACCATAGAGGGCGCCCGCACCGTGGAGGCCCTGCGCCTGGCGCGGCGCCGCGCCGAACGCGCCGACGAGGACCTGCGGCTGGCCGGCGCGGCCGAGCGCTACACGCTGCGGCTGCGCACCGTGTTCCTGCCGATCTCCGACGTGTCGTACGTGCTGCCCGTCGTCGCCACGCTGATCGTCGGCGGGCTCCTGCACGCCCAGGGCAGGGTCTCGCTGGCCGCCGTGACCGCGGCGACGCTCTACGTCCAGCAGATCCTGGGTCCCGTCGACCGGATGCTGTCGCGGTTGGACGACCTCCAGGTGGGCGGCGCGTCGCTGGCCCGCCTCCTCGGCGTCGGCACGGCACGGGACGGGGACCGGGCGGCGGCCGCCGGGCGGCCGCTGGAGCGGGGCGCGACGGAGGCCGGTGCGAAGGGAACCGGAGCGACGCAGCCCGGCGCCACGAGGGCCGGTGCGAAGGGAGTCGGCGCGACCGGGCTCGACACGACAGGGGCCGGTGCGGCCGGTTCCGGCGTCGCGGCCGACGCCGGTGCGGCGCTGGTCCTGAAGGAGGTGACGTACGCCTACCGGGAGGGCCGGGACGTCCTGCGGGGTGTCAGCCTCGCCATCAGGCCCGGCGAGCGACTGGCCGTCGTCGGTCCCTCCGGCGCCGGCAAGACCACCCTCGGACGGCTCCTCGCCGGCATCCACCCGCCGCGCACCGGCAGCGTCACGCTCGGCGGCGTGCCGCTCACCGCCCTGCCGCTGCCCGAGCTGCGCCGCAGGGTCGCCCTCGTGACGCAGGAGCACCACGTCTTCGACGACACCCTCCGCGACAACCTGCTGCTGGCCAGGCCGCAGGCCACGGACGCCGAACTGGAGAAGGTGCTCTCCGCCGTGGGCGCCTGGGACTGGGCCGCCGACCTCGGGCTCGACGCCCCGCTCGGCTCGCAGGGCGCCACCCTGCCCCCCGCCCGCGCCCAGCAGCTGTCGCTGGCCCGGCTCGTGCTCGCCGACCCGCACACCCTCGTCCTCGACGAAGCCACCTCGCTGCTGGCGCCCCGAACGGCCCGCGAGCTGGAGCGCTCGCTCTCCGCCGTCCTGGAGGGGCGGACCGTCGTCGCCATCGCCCACCGGCTGCACACCGCCCACGACGCGGACCGGGTGGCCGTCATGGAGGACGGGCGCATCACCGAGATCGGCACCCACGACGAACTGCTGCGCAAGGGCGGCGCGTACGCCGAGCTGTGGGCCTCCTGGCACGGACCCCCGCCGGGGACGGGCCCCGCGTAG
- a CDS encoding ABC transporter ATP-binding protein, whose translation MRPLPDPEPGTPDVRSPLRYLVWLAGHTRAALFLGVVYGIACMLAQALVPLALGRAVDRGLVDRDTTALWTWAGAVLGLGVLQAVTSILRDRCSLTASLAASYRTVQLVTRHAGLLGSTLSRRVSAGEALSVGAVDATRIGRALEILAHGGGALVAVCVVAAVMLATSWQLGLVVLIGVPVMAWAVGAVIRPLHGRQERLRDEQAALTSRAVDVVGGLRVLRGLGGEDTAAARYRTDSERVRGSAVRAARLESLLGAIQELLPGLLMVLVVWLGARLVVGDRITVGQLVVFYTYAVFLTTPLRLLTVTADRFTRAFVAAGRVTRLLSLERDAGSEGGSAGTGTAGDAPARVHAGRPGTGAPSDLVDPVSGVRLRAGALTAVVCAEADVAGALADRLGGYAAPAARYAGIALDTLPPDEVRRRVLVDDHDAHLFSGTLRETLEPAQVARDRAGALAGALHSASADDIVAGLPAGLDEPFVQGGREFSGGQRQRLRLARALLADPEVLVLVEPTSAVDAHTEARIARRLARAREGRTTAVFTTSPALLNAADHVVHVVHGRLRAEGTHARLLADEAYRTVVLREGSA comes from the coding sequence ATGAGGCCGCTGCCCGACCCCGAACCGGGGACCCCCGACGTCCGGTCGCCCCTGCGGTACCTCGTGTGGCTCGCCGGGCACACCCGTGCGGCCCTCTTTCTGGGCGTCGTGTACGGCATCGCGTGCATGCTCGCGCAGGCGCTGGTCCCCCTCGCGCTCGGCCGGGCCGTCGACCGGGGCCTCGTCGACCGGGACACCACCGCCCTGTGGACCTGGGCGGGCGCCGTCCTGGGGCTGGGAGTGCTCCAGGCCGTGACGAGCATCCTGCGCGACCGGTGTTCCCTGACCGCGTCGCTGGCCGCGAGCTACCGCACGGTCCAGCTCGTCACCCGGCACGCCGGGCTGCTGGGGTCGACCCTGTCCCGGCGGGTCTCGGCGGGCGAGGCGCTCAGCGTGGGCGCCGTGGACGCCACCCGCATCGGCCGCGCCCTGGAGATCCTGGCCCACGGGGGCGGCGCCCTGGTCGCGGTGTGCGTCGTGGCCGCGGTCATGCTGGCGACGTCCTGGCAGCTGGGCCTCGTCGTGCTGATCGGCGTGCCCGTGATGGCGTGGGCGGTGGGCGCGGTGATCCGCCCGCTGCACGGCCGGCAGGAGCGGCTGCGCGACGAACAGGCCGCGCTCACCTCGCGGGCCGTGGACGTCGTGGGCGGCCTGCGCGTGCTGCGGGGCCTCGGCGGGGAGGACACCGCGGCGGCGCGGTACCGGACGGACTCGGAGCGCGTACGCGGCTCGGCGGTCCGCGCCGCCCGCCTCGAATCCCTCCTGGGCGCGATCCAGGAGCTGCTGCCCGGCCTGCTGATGGTGCTGGTGGTGTGGCTGGGCGCGCGGCTGGTCGTCGGCGACCGGATCACCGTCGGCCAGCTCGTCGTCTTCTACACGTACGCCGTCTTCCTGACGACCCCGCTCCGGCTCCTCACGGTCACGGCGGACCGCTTCACCAGGGCCTTCGTGGCGGCCGGCCGCGTCACCCGGCTGCTGTCCCTGGAACGGGACGCGGGGTCGGAGGGCGGCTCCGCCGGTACGGGCACCGCAGGCGACGCGCCCGCGCGTGTCCACGCGGGCCGGCCCGGGACCGGGGCACCCTCGGACCTGGTCGATCCCGTGTCCGGAGTGCGGCTGCGGGCGGGGGCGTTGACCGCGGTCGTCTGCGCGGAGGCGGACGTGGCGGGCGCGCTGGCCGACCGGCTCGGGGGCTACGCGGCGCCCGCCGCCCGGTACGCGGGCATCGCGCTCGACACGCTGCCGCCGGACGAGGTGCGGCGCCGCGTCCTGGTCGACGACCACGACGCCCACCTCTTCTCCGGGACGCTGCGCGAGACGCTGGAGCCCGCTCAGGTGGCGCGGGACCGGGCGGGCGCGCTCGCCGGCGCGCTGCACAGCGCCTCGGCGGACGACATCGTGGCCGGGCTGCCCGCCGGCCTGGACGAGCCGTTCGTCCAGGGCGGGCGCGAGTTCTCGGGCGGTCAGCGCCAGCGCCTGCGGCTGGCCCGGGCCCTGCTGGCGGACCCCGAGGTGCTGGTCCTGGTCGAACCGACCAGCGCGGTCGACGCACACACGGAGGCCCGCATCGCACGGCGGCTCGCGCGGGCCCGCGAGGGCAGGACCACGGCCGTGTTCACCACCAGCCCGGCACTCCTCAACGCGGCGGACCACGTGGTGCACGTCGTGCACGGCAGGCTCCGCGCGGAGGGCACGCACGCCCGGCTCCTCGCGGACGAGGCCTACCGGACGGTGGTGCTGCGCGAGGGGAGCGCCTGA
- a CDS encoding cytochrome P450, with translation MLPTVREGPFDPPPGLSWLRDEDPVRPLRYPDGHVGWLVTGHEHVRTVLADPRFSARSELKRVPVPRPGADPFIGRPALPGWFVDMDRPGHTRFRRLLTGSFSLRRMQLLQPRLERIAEDLLDAMERSGAPADLVEAFALPLPSLAVCELLGVPYAERGVFQHDSTLLFRLDATAAQAEAAMENLTGLLLDLVRHRRRHPGDDLISRMAAGGLSDDEAAGAGVLLLTAGHETVAGMLGLGVFTLLCHPDTAAALRADPSPAAMAAAVEELLRYLTIFQFGVPRTPVVDVEVAGRLLRAGESVTCCLPAANRDPARFADPDRLDVTRPAGGHLAFGYGVHQCIGQNLARVELRVGYAALLRRFPGLRLAVPPARVPLGTDMGFYCVHRLPVTW, from the coding sequence GTGCTGCCGACGGTCCGGGAGGGGCCGTTCGATCCGCCGCCCGGCCTCTCGTGGTTGCGGGACGAGGATCCCGTGCGGCCGCTGCGGTATCCGGACGGCCATGTCGGATGGCTGGTGACCGGGCACGAGCACGTCCGGACGGTGCTGGCCGACCCGCGCTTCAGTGCCCGCTCGGAGCTGAAGCGCGTCCCCGTCCCGCGTCCGGGCGCCGATCCGTTCATCGGCCGGCCGGCCCTGCCGGGCTGGTTCGTCGACATGGACCGTCCCGGGCACACGCGGTTCCGGCGGCTGCTGACCGGCTCGTTCTCGCTGCGCCGGATGCAGTTGCTCCAGCCGCGCCTGGAGCGGATCGCGGAGGACCTGCTCGACGCCATGGAGAGGTCCGGGGCGCCCGCCGACCTGGTGGAGGCCTTCGCGCTGCCGCTGCCGTCGCTCGCCGTGTGCGAGCTGCTGGGCGTGCCGTACGCCGAACGCGGCGTGTTCCAGCACGACAGCACCCTGCTGTTCCGCCTGGACGCCACCGCGGCACAGGCGGAGGCCGCGATGGAGAACCTGACCGGTCTGCTGCTCGACCTGGTGCGCCACCGGCGCCGGCACCCGGGTGACGACCTGATCAGCCGGATGGCCGCGGGCGGCCTGTCCGACGACGAGGCGGCCGGCGCGGGTGTGCTGCTGCTGACGGCCGGGCACGAGACGGTGGCAGGGATGCTGGGGCTCGGGGTGTTCACCCTGCTGTGCCACCCGGATACGGCGGCGGCCCTGCGCGCGGACCCGTCACCCGCCGCGATGGCGGCGGCCGTGGAGGAACTCCTCCGGTACCTGACCATCTTTCAGTTCGGGGTGCCGCGCACGCCGGTCGTGGACGTCGAGGTGGCGGGGCGGCTCCTGCGCGCCGGGGAGAGCGTCACGTGCTGCCTGCCCGCCGCGAACCGCGACCCGGCCCGGTTCGCGGACCCGGACCGCTTGGACGTGACCCGCCCGGCGGGCGGCCACCTGGCCTTCGGGTACGGCGTGCACCAGTGCATCGGGCAGAACCTGGCCCGCGTGGAGCTGCGCGTCGGGTACGCGGCGCTGCTGCGCCGGTTCCCCGGGCTGCGGCTCGCCGTGCCGCCCGCGCGGGTGCCGCTCGGCACGGACATGGGGTTCTACTGCGTGCACCGCCTGCCGGTGACCTGGTAG
- the dpgA gene encoding 3,5-dihydroxyphenylacetyl-CoA synthase DpgA gives MPPAAPRIVSVGTAVPPASYTQREILDLFGVTDPRITSLFLNGGIARRHLTLPPAGPDGTPREETQGELLAKHSTEGVRLGRAAVEDCLRRAGAAPADVRHLCCVSSTGFLTPGLSALLIKDMGLSRHCSRLDVVGMGCNAGLNALSSTAGWAALHPGGLAVMVCVEVCSAAYVFDGTLRTSVVNSLFGDGAAALAVTAPDAAGTGARAPGGPAVLRFAGRIIPEAVGAMRYDWDDAHGRFSFYLDPEVPYVVGAHAEGAVRRLLDGTGLHRSDIDHWVIHSGGRKVVDSVRVNLGLTRHDVRHTTGVLRDLGNVSSGSFLFSYRRLLDEDRVRPGDHGVLMTMGPGSTIETALLRW, from the coding sequence GTGCCGCCGGCCGCGCCCCGGATCGTGTCGGTGGGCACGGCGGTGCCCCCGGCGTCGTACACGCAGCGGGAGATCCTGGACCTGTTCGGGGTCACCGACCCGCGGATCACCTCGCTCTTCCTGAACGGCGGCATCGCGCGGCGCCATCTGACGCTGCCGCCGGCCGGGCCGGACGGGACGCCGCGCGAGGAGACCCAGGGGGAACTCCTCGCCAAGCACTCCACCGAGGGGGTGCGGCTGGGGCGGGCGGCCGTCGAGGACTGCCTGCGGCGCGCCGGGGCGGCGCCGGCCGACGTGCGCCACCTGTGCTGCGTGTCCTCCACCGGCTTCCTCACACCCGGCCTGAGCGCCCTGCTCATCAAGGACATGGGCCTGTCCCGGCACTGCTCGCGGCTCGACGTCGTCGGCATGGGGTGCAACGCCGGACTCAACGCCCTCTCCTCGACGGCCGGCTGGGCCGCGCTCCACCCCGGCGGACTCGCGGTGATGGTGTGCGTCGAGGTGTGCTCCGCGGCGTACGTGTTCGACGGCACGCTGCGCACCTCCGTCGTCAACAGCCTCTTCGGCGACGGCGCCGCCGCCCTCGCCGTGACCGCTCCCGACGCCGCCGGTACGGGAGCCCGCGCGCCGGGCGGGCCGGCGGTGCTGCGCTTCGCCGGGCGCATCATCCCCGAGGCGGTCGGCGCCATGCGGTACGACTGGGACGACGCCCACGGCCGGTTCAGCTTCTACCTGGACCCGGAAGTGCCGTACGTGGTGGGCGCGCACGCGGAAGGGGCCGTGCGCCGGCTCCTGGACGGCACCGGCCTGCACCGCTCGGACATCGACCACTGGGTGATCCACTCCGGCGGGCGCAAGGTCGTGGACTCCGTACGCGTCAACCTCGGGCTCACCCGGCACGACGTGCGGCACACCACCGGCGTGCTCAGGGACCTGGGGAACGTCTCCAGCGGATCGTTCCTGTTCTCCTACCGGCGGCTCCTCGACGAGGACCGGGTCCGGCCCGGTGACCACGGCGTGCTGATGACCATGGGGCCCGGCTCCACGATCGAGACGGCGCTGCTGCGCTGGTGA
- a CDS encoding class I SAM-dependent methyltransferase → MGRNPEQKPDARLSRNRARLAYKVRYALGHPDRLVPYARRAGRNAVLRLRHGRDHVAYYRAVMASDTARSPEAAVGGAPSHDRWLAIGQLQYDYLVGHGLTPQDRLLEIGCGNLRAGWRFIDHLEPGHYYGIDISPDILIEAKKTLVRYRLQHKVPYLTPVDDLKLDFLPDGWFTVVHAHSVFSHSPLRIIDECLAHVGRVLAPGGFFDFTYDRTEGAEHQVLGEDFYYRTDTLVRLARRHGLEARFMDDWERLPHGQSRLRVTHGAGDRVG, encoded by the coding sequence ATGGGACGGAACCCAGAACAGAAGCCGGACGCCCGCCTGTCCCGGAACCGGGCACGGCTCGCGTACAAGGTGCGCTACGCGCTCGGGCACCCCGACCGGCTGGTGCCCTACGCGCGGCGGGCGGGCCGCAACGCGGTGCTGCGGCTGCGGCACGGGCGCGACCACGTGGCCTACTACCGGGCGGTGATGGCGTCGGACACCGCGCGCAGCCCCGAGGCGGCGGTCGGCGGCGCGCCGTCGCACGACCGCTGGCTGGCCATCGGGCAGTTGCAGTACGACTACCTGGTGGGGCACGGGCTGACGCCGCAGGACCGCCTCCTGGAGATCGGCTGCGGCAACCTCCGGGCGGGGTGGCGGTTCATCGACCACCTGGAGCCCGGGCACTACTACGGGATCGACATCTCGCCCGACATCCTCATCGAGGCGAAGAAGACCCTCGTCCGCTACCGGCTCCAGCACAAGGTGCCGTACCTGACGCCGGTGGACGACCTGAAGCTGGACTTCCTGCCGGACGGCTGGTTCACCGTGGTGCACGCGCACAGCGTGTTCTCGCACTCGCCGCTGCGCATCATCGACGAATGCCTCGCGCACGTCGGGCGGGTGCTGGCGCCCGGGGGCTTCTTCGACTTCACGTACGACCGTACGGAGGGCGCCGAACACCAGGTGCTGGGCGAGGACTTCTACTACCGCACCGACACGCTGGTGCGGCTGGCGCGCAGGCACGGGCTGGAGGCCCGGTTCATGGACGACTGGGAGCGCCTGCCGCACGGGCAGTCCCGGCTGCGGGTCACGCACGGGGCCGGGGACCGGGTGGGCTGA